Within the Gammaproteobacteria bacterium genome, the region GAAATGTCCGCCTTCGAGTAATCGACACGCAATTGCTTTTTGATATCCTCAGGCTCCAGCTGCAGCATTTCGGCCAGTACCGGATCGGACTTCAGTGACTTGATTGCGTTCTTGTTGACCGGAACCACACCGCTTTTACGCGCGTATTCAAGCTGAAAATCGGCATCGTTATAGGCGTTCAGGAACCAGTTTGCAGCCTTGACATTCTCGCTGCTTTTCATGATTACCAACCAGCCGTACTTGTGAACTCCCACTGCCTTGTTGCCTATTTTGGGATGCGCGGTCATGACGTTAGCCCCGGCGTTACGGGCGCGCACACACCAACCAGAATGGACCACAGCCGCATAAACATCACCTGACTGCAACTGGGTGACCACTTCACCGCCGCGCGACCAGAACTTCAGCGCGTTCATGCGCTTGATCAGATCCAGTCCGGGCGCCACATTCTGTTCATCGCCACCTGCCGCATGCGCAATGGCACCAAAGTTGGCCAGACCGCCGCCCGAGGTAATGTCGGGAATCGAAATCCGCCCCTTGAGCTTGGGGTTGGTCAGATCGTTGTAGGTGACCGGTGCGGGAAGACCGAGTTCGGCAAACTTATCACGGTTGTAGCAGATTGACTCCTGGGTATGCCAGGAAGCAATGCGCCAGTCGTTATATTCCCAGTCGTCGAGATAGGCAGTATTGGGCATGCTCGAAGTGTCGATCTTCTGGATAAATTCATTAGTCATGAAAAAATCTTTCTCCTGCGCATCCAGTACTTCCATCACGTCGAACGGCGCCTTGCCCCGCCCGGCGATCAACTTCGCCAGGTTGGATTGCGGACTACCGGTGACAAATTCGATCTTGCCGCCCATCGCTTCGAACTTGGGCACGATCTTGGTCACAATGTTTTCCTTCCACGAACCTCCCCAGGTCGCGACTTTGAGCGTGACGCCATCGAACTCGCCCGCCTGTGACACGCTCGCAAGCGATACACCGAGGGTTAACATGGCCGCACTGATCAAACTGCGGTTAATCTTGCTTCTAAATTTCATCGTTTTCTCCATCCTCTGTTGTGGGTTTATAGCCTGACGGCTAGCGGCTGCCGGATCGCAATAGCGTATCGAGACCAACCAGTTTTTGCATGAATAGCAAAGCCATCAGGCAAAAGAATATGACCAGGGACGCCGACGCCAGTATGCTGGGGTCGAAATCATTCTCCAGTCCGTAAAACAGTTCAATCGGGTAAGTGACAAACCCGGGAGCGGTTAAGAATATGGAAATCGGCACGTCGCCAAAGGACACCATGAACGAGTACAGCGCCCCGGCATAAACCCCGGGCTTGATCACCGGCAGCGTAACACGTCGAAACGTGCTCCAGCGACTGGCACCGAGGCTGAAGGCGGCTTCTTCGAGACGCATATCGAAGCGCTGCAAAATTGCGGTGACGGTGCCGACGACATAGGGGGTTGCAACGAATACATGGCCGATATACAAACCCCAGAAAGTGCCCTGCAGATACATCCCGGTGGCATCGCCCACCAGGTAAAAGAGTTGCAGGAACGCGATCCCGGTGACGATTGCCGGAATCTGCAACGGCGCCCGGAATATCGTTGAAATAAACGTCTTGCCGGGTATCACCCCCCGCACTATACCGAGCGCGGCAGGGATACCCAGCACGCAGGCGCCAAGCGCGGTAGCGCCGGCGAGCAAAAAACTCAGGCCCAGGGCTTCGAGCTGCCCACTGGGAATTTTCCAGTACCACTGGAATGATGGATCGTCAGGCGGAAATTTGATCGCGGTGTAATACTCGCCGCCATGAAACGAAGCGCCGATGACCACGATCATCGGTGACAGCAGAAAGATATAAGACAGGCTGCAATAGACATAATGGAAAATTTTGCCCCAGGGCAGGCCCATTTTGGGCGGCGGCCCGGTACGCCGGCGCGCCACAATCGCCGCCTCACTCGAACGAGTCGGCGCAGGGCTCTCAAGATCCGGCGTTGTCGTACTCATGCAATCACCAGCCTGGCCGCGCGTAGTCGACGAATCAAAATAATCGACAGCAGGTTAATCAACAACACCGTCACCAGTAATACCGCTGACAGGGTGCCGGCCATGGAATACTTGACTTCCATCATGACCGTGCGTTGAATCAGAACCGGTAACGTGAATACCCGTCCACCGCCAAGCAGGGCAGCCGACGTGAATGCCCCCATGCTCATGTTAAATATCATCAACGCGCCGACGGTCAGTCCCGGCAAACTGAGCGGCAACAGCACGCGATAATGCATGCGCCAGCGGCTGGCGCCATGAATCTGCGCCGCGTCTTCGTAGGAACGCGGAATGGTCTGGATCACGCTATACAACAGCAGCACACCGAATCCCAACGTAAAATGCATCAAGCCGACCACGACGCCGGTCTGGTTGCCGATAATCGTGTAGGGTGTTTCGACAATCCCCACCCCCATTAAAAACTTGTTGATCAGGCCGTCCGCCGAAAAGATGATTATCAGGCCGAATACCTTGATGACGATCGTGACAAAGGTTGCCACCACGATGCCGGCCAACAGCAACATCGACCAGCGCGAACGCATACGGGCAATCAAATAAGCCACGGGAAAACCCAGCAGCATCGTGAACAGCGTCGCCAGCGCCGAGGTTTTTACGGTAATCCACAGCGTATTGAGATAAAACGAATCGGTGAAAAATCGAATGTAGTTGGTCAACTGGAGTACATCGCCGGTGCGCCCGAGCCCGAGATCCTTGTAAAAACTACCCTCCAGGAACACATACTGCGACGCCACGATCAGAATTCCGACGATAATCAGACT harbors:
- a CDS encoding extracellular solute-binding protein produces the protein MKFRSKINRSLISAAMLTLGVSLASVSQAGEFDGVTLKVATWGGSWKENIVTKIVPKFEAMGGKIEFVTGSPQSNLAKLIAGRGKAPFDVMEVLDAQEKDFFMTNEFIQKIDTSSMPNTAYLDDWEYNDWRIASWHTQESICYNRDKFAELGLPAPVTYNDLTNPKLKGRISIPDITSGGGLANFGAIAHAAGGDEQNVAPGLDLIKRMNALKFWSRGGEVVTQLQSGDVYAAVVHSGWCVRARNAGANVMTAHPKIGNKAVGVHKYGWLVIMKSSENVKAANWFLNAYNDADFQLEYARKSGVVPVNKNAIKSLKSDPVLAEMLQLEPEDIKKQLRVDYSKADIS
- a CDS encoding ABC transporter permease, producing MSTTTPDLESPAPTRSSEAAIVARRRTGPPPKMGLPWGKIFHYVYCSLSYIFLLSPMIVVIGASFHGGEYYTAIKFPPDDPSFQWYWKIPSGQLEALGLSFLLAGATALGACVLGIPAALGIVRGVIPGKTFISTIFRAPLQIPAIVTGIAFLQLFYLVGDATGMYLQGTFWGLYIGHVFVATPYVVGTVTAILQRFDMRLEEAAFSLGASRWSTFRRVTLPVIKPGVYAGALYSFMVSFGDVPISIFLTAPGFVTYPIELFYGLENDFDPSILASASLVIFFCLMALLFMQKLVGLDTLLRSGSR
- a CDS encoding ABC transporter permease; translation: MNTRWELVLLPSLIIVGILIVASQYVFLEGSFYKDLGLGRTGDVLQLTNYIRFFTDSFYLNTLWITVKTSALATLFTMLLGFPVAYLIARMRSRWSMLLLAGIVVATFVTIVIKVFGLIIIFSADGLINKFLMGVGIVETPYTIIGNQTGVVVGLMHFTLGFGVLLLYSVIQTIPRSYEDAAQIHGASRWRMHYRVLLPLSLPGLTVGALMIFNMSMGAFTSAALLGGGRVFTLPVLIQRTVMMEVKYSMAGTLSAVLLVTVLLINLLSIILIRRLRAARLVIA